The Candidatus Hydrogenedentota bacterium genome contains the following window.
CCAAGAGCGACCTCGCACTTGCCGTGCAGACACAGCGTAAGACGTGGTCCTTCGCACCCTGCGACGCGCATGACATCCGTCTCGACGGACGCGACATCAGTTTCCTCGACGCCGCGTCGCGGAACGCTGAGATCCTGCGCACGAGCCACAGCATAGGTCTGCTCCTCACGCTGCGCGGTTTCCCAGACAATCCCGGGCAGAGCTTCATCCTCGGCATTCACCTCTCCGGCCAGGAACTCCGCTTCTCGATTACATCTCCGGAGAATACGATGGCCTTCGAGGCCATCGAATGGCCGAAACCCCTGCTGGTGGGCAATGCGCACGAGACGCAGAGCGTCATACCCTGCATGCAGGGCATGCTCGTTCCGGGCGACTGGCCTGAGCACATCGACCGGCGCGACCAGACCAACTCGCGCACGCTGTACATGCCATGGTGGGGCCATGTCGAAGACGGCGCGGGCGTGATCACCATTCTCGAGACCAGCGACGATGGCGGTGTGCATTGCCTGCATCCGGCGGGCGGTCCTACGCGCATCCAGCCGCTGTGGTACTCCAGCCTGCGCCACCTGCGCTATCAGCGCTGGGTCCTCTGCGCATTCGAGGACGAGGCCTCCTACGTCTCGCTCGCGAAACGCTACCGTCGATACGTCCTGGAAACGGGACGGTTCGTGTCCCTCGCGCAGAAACAGGCCCGCACGCCCAACGTCGGCAAGGTCATGGGCCGTCCCGTCGTGCACGTGGGCGCCCTCTACCACTACGTCTGGCAATCCCACTACTACAACAAGGAGCGGCTGGAAGCGAATCACCAGCTCGTCACATTCGAGACGCTTGCACGGCAATTGCGCGACCTCAACGCCAAGGGCGTCGCGGAGGCGTATGTCCACCTCGACGGTTGGGGCTTCTTCGGTTACGACAACGGGCACCCGGACGTATTGCCGCCCGGCGCGGAACAAGGCGGCTGGGACGGGCTTCGACTTTTCGCGGATACCTGCGACGAACTCGGCTGGATTTTCGCCACGCACGACCAATATCGAGATTTCTATTTCAATGCTGCATCCTTTGACCGCAGGCTGGCCCTGGAACATGAGGACGGCGGCTTCGAGGAGCACACCACCTGGTGCGGCGGCCCTCAGACAATCCTCAGCGCGATACACGCGCCCGGATATGTCCGCCACAATCATGACCTTTTCGCCGCGCATGGGGTGAAGGTGCGCGGCGCCTACCTCGACGTATTCTCCATCGTGCCGCTTGAAGAGAGCTATCAGACGGCCCATCCCATGACCCGGACCGAATGCGCCGCTTACCGCAAGCAGTGTTTCGACCTGCTCCACGCGCGCGGATATGTGATGAGTTCCGAGGAGCCGGTCGACCGCTTCGTGCCCGACCTCGACCTCGTGCATCACGGCCCTTATTTCACCTTCGATGATACGGGCCGCATCGGCATCCCGACGCCGCTCTTCAGCCTCGTGTATCATGATTCGATCCTGCTGCCGTGGTCCATGGACGAAGCGGGCGGCTGGGGCATCCCGAAGGGCGACGCGGGCTATCTGCACTGTTTTCTGAACGCGGGCATGCCCTACGTCGGACCGGGCGCCACTGTTGAACAGATTGCGCGCGTGCAGGAGGCCTCCGCGCTGTCCCAGCGCTGCGCCATGCTCGAAATGACGAAACATGAGTTTCTCGACGGCAACCTGCGCAGGCAACGAACGGCTTTTGCCGATGGTACGCAGGTTACCGTGGATTTCGACGCCAAGACCTATGACATCGTGTATCCGTGAGGACAGATGGAAGATCTGCACGCATCCACCGGGAAAGTCAGCGAAATGGCTAACGCCTTTCGTCAGTCCCAGATACTGTTTACAGCGCACGGTTACAATGTCTTTGCAGTCCTGGAGGACGCACGGAGCGCGGAGGAGGTGGCGCGCGCCATAGGGTGCAGCGTGCGCGGCACAACCATGCTGCTCGATGGCCTGACAGCCTTGGAACTGGTCGAGAAGAGCGGCGGCCATTACCGCAACGCGAAAGTCGCGTCCAACTGTCTCGTGCCCGGCAAGCCCGCGTACCAGGGGCCGATCCTGAATCACGTCCGCCGCAGTTGGGATACGTGGTCGCAACTGCCTGAGTCCATCCGCACGGGGACCGGCGTCAAGAAAGGCAGCCACAAGCCCTCCTCGGAGGAATTGCGCGATTTCATCCTCGGCATGAGCAATATCGCCTTTCTCAGCGCGCCGGACCTGCTCGAACACATTGATATCTCGCCGTTCCGGCGCATGCTTGACGTCGGCGGCGGCCCGGGCACGTATACGATTACTTTTCTGAAGGCCAATCCGCACTTGCGCGCCACAATCCTCGATCTGCCGCCCGTCATAGAGATTGCGCGCGAACAAGTCGCCGCCGCGGGTCTCGAGGACCGCGTCGCGTTTGTGCCGGGCGACTGCACATCGGCTGACCCGGGATACGGATATGATTTCGCGCTCGTTTCAAATGTCGTTCACATTCTCAGCGCGGAACAAAACGCGCAACTCGTGCAAAAATGTCACGCAGCACTCGAGCCCGGCGGCACGCTGGTCATCAAGGACTTCTTGACCGATCCGGACCGTTCCGGGCCCGCATTCAGTCTCATTTTTGCGCTGCACATGCTGCTGCACACGGAAGCGGGCGGCACCTACTCGACTGAAGAGGTGCGCCGTTGGACGGATAACGCGGGCTTTCTGCCCGGGGCACTGAAGAGCCTCACGCCCAAGACGCGTCTGTGGGTCGTAAGGAAGCCGCACGAAGAAGGAGACCGATGACATGCATGCAACACGCCGTGATTTCCTGAAAACCGGCATTATCGCGACTGCGGCCGCGTTGGGGACACGTGCTCTTGGCGCGGCCGAGGAACCGCGTTGGCGTGTCGGATTGGGCCTGAACGGGTTCATGTCTTCCGCCCGAGTCTTTCACAAAGCCTATGCGCTCGATGACGTGCTGGATTTCGCGCGCCGCGAACAGTTCGAGGGCGTGGAGCTCGTCGAGGGCTGGCCGAGGGGCGGGTATCCCTCATCGTCGGACGCCCGCGCCATCGCGTCGCTGAAGAGGCCCTATGAGGAACGCGGCCTGCGCATCTATTCGTTCCAGAACGGGGGCGCGGGCGCATACGCGGCCGATCCGGCGGTGCGCAAGGCGTGGCTCGGCACTTTCCGCGATCGCGTGCGTCTTGCCGAAGCGCTCGGTTGCGCATTCATGGGCCATTGGCCGGGCGGCAACCTGGCAGGCAACGCCGACGTCAGCCAGGCGATCGACAACCTCGCGTCGAGCTACCGGGAAGCAGCCAGCATGTGCGCCGACGCGGGCATGCACCTGTCCTTCGAGATCGAGCCGCCGTTCGTCTTCAACACGCTGGAACACCTTCAGCGCATAATCGAGAAGACCGGCCATCCCGCCTGTAAGACCAACTACGACCCGAGCCATTTCGACCTCATGTCCGGCAGTCGCGGCAAACCGGAAGAAATGTTGCGCACTCTCGGTGTGAAGCATATCGGGCACGTCCACCTCACCGACACCGACGGAACCATTTTCGAGGGCACGTCCAAGCATCTTCCGTGCGGAGAGGGACATTGCGACATTGCCGCGTCGCTCAAAACGCTCTGGGATGGCGGCTATCAGGGCTGGATCATGATCGACGCATGGACGACAGAGGATGCCTGCCATGCGTCCCTCAGCGGCAAGAAAGCCGTCGATGCGTTCTTGAAGACCGCCGGCGCGTAAACAAGGAGCAGCCGATTCTCGCGCGCTGTACCGGCGCGGCTACCAGCCGTAGCGCTCGACGCGGGGCATCGGCGCGCCTTCTCGCTGCAGATGCCGCAATTCACGGTAGCTGATCAGTTCGACACCCTGCTCTTGAATGAATGCGAGCGTCTCGGGCTTGCAGAAGAACTCGGTGTCCGCCGTGCGGCGCTCCCAGGAACCCGTCGTGGCTCGCATCTCCTCCGTGTCGCGTCCGCAATGAATGTAGATTTCGCTGACCATGCCGGACGGAAGCGACCGGATGCGCTCTTTCCAATACTCTTCCGTCGCCTCGATGCTCGGCGGGTCGTCCAGATACAGCTTGTCGGGACATAACACGCCGTATTCCTCCGCCATGTCGCGCAGGTAACCGCCCAGCGCCTTGGTCATGATGTCCCGTCCTGCCATCCGGCACGGCAACCGGTAGTCCCGCGCCACGCGCAGGTACACCTCATGGAACTTGGGGTTATATTGCAGCGTGCCCATGTGCGAGTCGATATGCGTCACGTCGATGCCCGCCGCAAGCGCCCTGTCGACCTGTGCGCGGATTTCCCGTTCCGCCTCTTCCGGCTTCGCATGCAGGTAGACCCAGCCCACGTCCCCGTGGAAATAGCCCAATTCATCGGCCAGTCCCGGCACTGCGTCACGGCCCAGCACCGGGCCCCACTTGTACTTGCCCCACTCGCTGGTCAGGGTCAGGTGCACGCCGACGTTCGCTTGCGGATACTCCTTCGCCAGCGACGCCGCCAGCGGGAACCACGGACAGGGGACCATGACCGTCGTCGAGGTCACCGCGCCCGCGCGCAAGGCGTCCATCGTGGCCATCGTCCCGGCCTGGTTCATCCCGAAATCGTCGGCATTTACGATCAACACCCGCGTACCCGCCGGAAAACCAAGCCGTTCGACCAGACTCAGAGGAGTCGTCTGGGCCAAGAGGAGCGGCGAGGCAAGCAGAATGGCCATCGATGGGAGAAAGGCTGCGAGACATGTGATACGCATAGAGGGAATTTCCTTCCTGAAATCCGCACGCATGATTTATGGACTTCCGTACGCCACAACAAGTTTCCGCGAAGGGCGCGCAGACTGGCAGGCTCTACTTCTCCGCAGCCGCCGCGCGATACTCCTCGAACAACTGCGCGATGCCCGCCCCTTCCGGCGTGCCGGCATAAACGGCGACGCGATAGCGCAGCGTCAATGGCTCCCCTTTGGGCAAATCGAGCTTCCCGCCCTCAAGCCAGTACATCGGCGCGGGCGAGAAAAAACCATAGTCACGGGTGAACCATTTGCACGGATACCAGCGGTTTTCCGGGTGCTGAAAGATCGTCATGCCTTCCGTGATTCCGTCCCGCGTTCCGTAATACGCGCACCATGGCGACGCCGCGCCGAACGTGCCTGACTCGTTGCGCAGCCCTTCCGCATTTATGAGCGTGCCGCCAGACGCAACGCTCAGCGCGGGCGCCATGCGTCCCGCGAACAGCGAGTGATTCGATTGCTGGATTTGCACGTCCGACAAGGGCGTCAGCGTAATCTCGAAGTCGATCAGGCGCAGGTCCGTCCGGGGCGCGGTAATGATAATTCGCCGCGTGTCGCGCAGGATCGGCTCCCTGTCCGGCTGTTTCCAGAGACATTCATCCGTGAACATGACGCTTTCGCCAGACGCCGCTTCAATCTTCGGGCCTTGGGACAGGATTTGCCCCGTTTCGTTCGATTCCTGCCAGTAATTGCCCCAGTAACCGGCCCCAAGGACCCTGTCGCAGCCGAAGAACAGAGAATGATGATGCGGATACGGGTCCGACGTTTCGGTTGTCACGGAAGTCCGCGACGCCGGGCCGTTTAAGGGGTAGAAATACGGATACTTCTGGTCCGCCGCGAACTTGTAGCACGCGAAGAGGTGTCCGTCCACATCCACGACGACCTGGCTGCCGTCGGCCGTCGCCTGAAGTGTCTGCGCGAAACCAGCGCCGGAAGGTAACGCTGCAAGAGCGCCCAAGAGCCCCACAATAACGAACTTCATTTCGCTCCCTCCTCGCTCCGCTAGATATCAATGCTCCTGAATTGCGGCAGATGAGCTTGGTTCCGCTTCAGCATCTCACGCACCATCTTCTTGATCTCGGCAAGCGAGAGCACCGCGGCGGTCAACGGGTCATAGACGCAGGCGTAATAAACCAGCGCCGGGTCGCCTGTCAGCGCCGCTTCCACCGCCATCTCTTCCACCGCGATGCTGACATTGTTCAGCGCGGCGCACTGCGGCGGCAGCGGCCCGACGTACATCGGATTCAGCCCCCGCCTGCTCGCCAATACGGGCGCCTCGACGCACGCGTCTTCAGGCAGGTTCGGGATGAGCCCCGTGTTCGGCACGTTGCCGTTGAATTCGAAGGTCTCACCGCCCAGCCGCGCGTTGATGATGTACGCAGCGTACTCATGGCCCCGCTCCAGCGGCATAGGCGCGCCCTGGTCAAACCAATCCTTCACTTCTTTTTTCCACGTCTTCTCGCGGCGCTGATACTCCTTGAGGATATAGGCGTATTCGCCGGGGTTCCAGCCCGTGCCATGCGTGCAATGCTTCTCGATAAGGTCCGGGCGCTTGCGGAACCACCAGTTATACTCGCTGTTGTGCCCGCTGGATTCGGTTACGTAGTAGCCGAGATGCAGGAACATCTCATTGCGGACCTGCTCCTCGTTATATATCTTTTTATTGGTTTCTATCGCTTTGCGGATTAACGGGGCGGCATCCTTGCCCTTCCAGCGGTAATCGATAAACCAGGCTTGGTGGTTGATGCCGCCGCACACATAGGTGACCTCGTCCATAGGCGCGCCGATCCAGTTCGCGAGCATGCCCGCCGTCCCCTGGACGCTGTGGCACAGACCGGAAATCTGCATCTTCGAGACCCGCTGCATGGCGCGGCACAACATCGCCATGGGGTTGGTGTAATTCAGGAAGATGGCATCGGGGCAGCACCGCTCCAGGTCCTTGCAGATGTCGAGCATCGTCGGGATAGTGCGCAGAGCCCGAAACACGCCGCTGGGGCCGCGCGTATCCCCTACGTTAGTGTCCACACCGTATTTCTTGGGGATTTCAATGTCGTAGCGCCATACCCCCACGTCGCCGCAGAGAATGGTGCAACAGGCGGCGTCGGCGCCTTTCAAGGCGGCCTTCCGGTCCAGGGTGGCACTGACTTTCGCGGGATAGCCGCCCCGTTCAATGATGGTCTTGACGGCGCGGTAGGCGAAATCGAGGCGTTCCTCGTCGATATCCATCAAGGCTATATGCGCGTCCGACAGCAGCGGAAAGGTGAGCAGGTCACGGACGAGTCCGCGCGTGAATCCCAGGCTTCCCGCTCCGATGAATGCCACCTTGGCCATAGACGGTCCCTTTCTGCGTCCACTCCTTGTCAACAGTCCCGGAAAGGCGGTGCATTATCCCTCAGGTGCGGAACGCAGTCAACGGCCGCTCCGGCCTCGGGCGCCCGAATCGTGAATAAACCGGCTTTGGGGGCCGTCTGTAAGAGCAACGCAACCTTGGGAGAACATGCAATGAACAGGCGCAGATTTCGATTAGCAGGTATCGCGGTGCTATGTCTTTCTCTGATATTTCTGGGCATGGACGCCTTGGCCGGCCCCCACGGCGGCGCGCGGGCATTCCGCAGCGCCAGCAAGGGCGCGGTTCGGGCCATTCGCGGAACGTCGGGGTTCTCCGGAGCACGCACGCCGTCCCGGTCCGTGGCCGGCCTGCCGCGGAACCTGGGCTCGCGCGGCGGGAACGGAAACGGCCTGCGGACTCCTGGCCTGAACCCGCTGGGGCGGGGCCTTAATAACGCCCTGCGCACGTGGGGCGGCGGCAGTCCTTTCGGCAGTCCTTTCGGCGGGCCATTCGGCGGCGGATATGGCAATCCCTACAGATGGCAGCACGATGCGGCGGAAGAGTATGCGGACGCGTACCGTGACGCGGCGATTGCGAACGCGGTGGTGGGCCTGGCCGGCGTGCTGGTTAACGCGCACGTCCAGCAACAAGCGCTTCGCACGGCCCCGCCCGTCGTGGCCGTGCAACCCGCCGGACAGTACGTGACGCAGCGCACGCTGGTCCGCGAAGGGTATTACGAAAACCGCGAAGTCTGGGTGCCGGAACATCCGGACCCGGTCACGGGCGCGATGATTCTCGGTCACACCGAAATACAGCGTGTCTGGGTCCCGCCGGTGTATCAGGAATCTCAGGTGTACGTGCCGGCACAAACCCAGCCCGTCGTGTACACGACCGGCGGAACATACGCCGCCTGCAGGCCGTAAGCAACTTTAGACTAGGACGCGCCGAATATCCGGTCTGACAATTCGGGAAAGGTTCTGGCCCCGTCGAAGTCAGCGGCCGGGCAGAGATGACGGTGAGGCAAACGCGGGGAGCTGGACGGCAAAAGCGGTCCACTCCTCGCGCGTTTCATTGAGCGACAATTCCCCGTGATGTGCGCGCATGATCTCGCGTGCGAGGCTCAGCCCGAGCCCCAGGCCGTCCACACTGCGGTTGCGGGCGCGGTCGGCGCGATAGAACCGCTCGAAGACCCGCTCGCGCTCGCCCGCGGGTATGCCGGGACCGCTATTCGCAATCGTGAAAGAGACGGTGTCCCCGGCCCTGCGCAGTTGCATCCGCACGACGCCGCCGGGCACGTTGTACTTCACCGCGTTGCCGGTCAGGTTGTGAATGACCTGCTGCAAGAGGTCGCGGTCCGCGTTCACACAGAGCTCTGGTTCGATGGACGCGTCGACCTCCAATCCGGGCGCGAGGATCCGCATATCCTCGCACGCGGCCTCGATCATCTCGCTGAGGTCCACCGGCGCCATCTGCGGCTTGAGCTGGCCCGAGTCGGCCAGCGAAAGCAGCAAGAGCTTTCGGGTGATTGCCTTGAGACGCTGCACTTCGTCGAGCAGGCGGCTGAGCGTCTGTTGTTGCTCCGAGTCGGGAATGGCGGACTGAATGGCTTGCGCAAGTTCGCCCTGGAGGATCGTCAGCGGCGTCTTCAGTTCATGGGCCGCGTCCGCGCTGAACCGCACCGCCTGTTGAAAACTCTTCTCGAGCCGGTCGAGCATGGTGTTGAAGACGCGAATGAGCCTGTCGAACTCGGCGTCTTCCTCAGTAAGAGGGATACGTTGGTCGAGCCCCTTCGCGGTGATCGCGGCGGCGGTTCCCGTGAGCGCCCGAACTGGCCGCAACGCACGCTGCGCAAGCCACCATCCTCCGAGAGCGATAAGCAACAGCCCGGCCGGCGCGGCGAGCAGGAACAGCCTGCCCAGCCGCGCCATCTCAGCGGCCTGAGGCGCGAGATTCAACCCAAGCGCGAGCGTTACTTCCGGGTTGCTCATCACCCCGACACGCCATTCATGGCCACCCTGCCGGAACGTGAAGAATTGCCGCGTCTGCATGGGCATGGGGCGCGGAGACGCAGGCGGAGGCGGCGGGCCCGGCGGCCTCCCCGGCGCATTCGGCTGAAACTCCGGAGGCGGTGGCAGTCCGCCCGGCCCGGGCCTGCCCGGCGCCTGTGGCCTGCGCAATCTTTCGCGGCCAGGCACGCGCGGCCCCCAGCCGTCCGGGTTTTCCAGGAATCCGGCTTCCACGGGCGTGGGAAACGTCTGCGCCGCTAATTCCGGCGGCCAGTTGTCCGACCGGTACAACTCTTCGCCGTCGCGCCCCCTCACAAGCAGGATAAAAGGGTTATCGCGCAAATCGCCGAGCACGAATTCAAGAGATTCCCGGGCGAAGTCCCAGTAGTCCGGCGGAAGCCGCGCAGTCAGATGACGTTCGCCGAGTTCACGAATACTCTGGTCAACCCGGAACAGGCTCGCCCGCTGCGCCACAGTCCACGCCCATAGTCCGAAAGCCAGCAGGACACTTGCCGACAGGAGCGTGGATAGGAGGGCAATGCGTATCCGGAACGAACGCAGACGGGCGGGATAACGCATGTTCATGCTTTCACGAACCGGTAACCGACACCGCGCACGGTCTCGATGCAGTCGGCCACGACCGGCCCGAGTTTCTTACGCAAACGCTGAATGTGCACGTCGATGAGGTTCGTTTCCGTATCGAAGTCGTAACCCCAGACGTGCTCCAACATCTGGGTCCGGGTGAGTACCCGGCCGGGCGAACGCATGAGATACTCGAGCAGGCTGAACTCGCGCGCGGTCAGGCGAATTGCGCTGTCGCCGGCCCGGACCTCGCGTGTGAGCAGGTTCACGGTCAACGGCCCCGACTGCAGGATGCTCGACCGGTCTCCGGAGACGCGCCGCGTCAAAGCATGCAGACGAGCCACCAGTTCTTCCACGTAGAACGGCTTTGTCATATAGTCGTCGGCGCCCAGGTTCAATCCTTCGACTCGTTCCCCCAGTTCCGACCGGGCCGTAAGCAACAGTACGGGCACGTTGTTGGACTGTTTGCGCAGATTCTGAAGAATGCTCAAACCGTCGCGCCCCGGAAGCATAATGTCGAGCACGATCGCGTCGTACTGTTGCGTTTTCGCCAAGGCGTAGGCTTCGTCACCGTTGGCGCTGTGCTCCACCATAATCCCGTGCTCTTCAAGACCTTTCCGGATGAAGCCTGCAATCCGTTTCTCGTCTTCCACGACAAGCACTTTCATGGGATCGAGTATAACATGGCGATGTACCGGCCTTGGATTAAGAATTCTTCATGTTCCCGCAGGCCGTCCCTTCATGGTCACCGGCTAACATCACGACAGACAAGGGACCGAAAAGCCGTTCGGCCCGGAACAAAAGGAGTTGGAAACCATGAACGGAACAAGAGAATGCCGAAGGACCTTTGCGATGTGGACCCTCTGCGCGGCGCTATGCGCCGTGGCGCTCGCTTGGGGTCATCAGGCCGCCTGCGCACAGGAAGATCCCTCCCCGGATATGGCGCAGGCCGCGAGACCCGAACCATCAGACCCACCCGCACCGCCCGCACCGCCTGACCGGCCGGAATCCTGTCACGAGAAGTATTCGCACCCCGCCGGGCGCCCCGGCGAACCTCCCCAGCGCCCGCGCGAAGGCGAACGGGAATTTGGGCCGCCGCCTGTACCGCCGCGCGAAGGCGAACGGGGATTTGGACCGCCGCCTGTGCCGCCCCGCG
Protein-coding sequences here:
- a CDS encoding methyltransferase domain-containing protein, with translation MANAFRQSQILFTAHGYNVFAVLEDARSAEEVARAIGCSVRGTTMLLDGLTALELVEKSGGHYRNAKVASNCLVPGKPAYQGPILNHVRRSWDTWSQLPESIRTGTGVKKGSHKPSSEELRDFILGMSNIAFLSAPDLLEHIDISPFRRMLDVGGGPGTYTITFLKANPHLRATILDLPPVIEIAREQVAAAGLEDRVAFVPGDCTSADPGYGYDFALVSNVVHILSAEQNAQLVQKCHAALEPGGTLVIKDFLTDPDRSGPAFSLIFALHMLLHTEAGGTYSTEEVRRWTDNAGFLPGALKSLTPKTRLWVVRKPHEEGDR
- a CDS encoding sugar phosphate isomerase/epimerase, giving the protein MHATRRDFLKTGIIATAAALGTRALGAAEEPRWRVGLGLNGFMSSARVFHKAYALDDVLDFARREQFEGVELVEGWPRGGYPSSSDARAIASLKRPYEERGLRIYSFQNGGAGAYAADPAVRKAWLGTFRDRVRLAEALGCAFMGHWPGGNLAGNADVSQAIDNLASSYREAASMCADAGMHLSFEIEPPFVFNTLEHLQRIIEKTGHPACKTNYDPSHFDLMSGSRGKPEEMLRTLGVKHIGHVHLTDTDGTIFEGTSKHLPCGEGHCDIAASLKTLWDGGYQGWIMIDAWTTEDACHASLSGKKAVDAFLKTAGA
- a CDS encoding polysaccharide deacetylase family protein → MRITCLAAFLPSMAILLASPLLLAQTTPLSLVERLGFPAGTRVLIVNADDFGMNQAGTMATMDALRAGAVTSTTVMVPCPWFPLAASLAKEYPQANVGVHLTLTSEWGKYKWGPVLGRDAVPGLADELGYFHGDVGWVYLHAKPEEAEREIRAQVDRALAAGIDVTHIDSHMGTLQYNPKFHEVYLRVARDYRLPCRMAGRDIMTKALGGYLRDMAEEYGVLCPDKLYLDDPPSIEATEEYWKERIRSLPSGMVSEIYIHCGRDTEEMRATTGSWERRTADTEFFCKPETLAFIQEQGVELISYRELRHLQREGAPMPRVERYGW
- a CDS encoding PmoA family protein, with the protein product MKFVIVGLLGALAALPSGAGFAQTLQATADGSQVVVDVDGHLFACYKFAADQKYPYFYPLNGPASRTSVTTETSDPYPHHHSLFFGCDRVLGAGYWGNYWQESNETGQILSQGPKIEAASGESVMFTDECLWKQPDREPILRDTRRIIITAPRTDLRLIDFEITLTPLSDVQIQQSNHSLFAGRMAPALSVASGGTLINAEGLRNESGTFGAASPWCAYYGTRDGITEGMTIFQHPENRWYPCKWFTRDYGFFSPAPMYWLEGGKLDLPKGEPLTLRYRVAVYAGTPEGAGIAQLFEEYRAAAAEK
- the melA gene encoding alpha-galactosidase; this translates as MAKVAFIGAGSLGFTRGLVRDLLTFPLLSDAHIALMDIDEERLDFAYRAVKTIIERGGYPAKVSATLDRKAALKGADAACCTILCGDVGVWRYDIEIPKKYGVDTNVGDTRGPSGVFRALRTIPTMLDICKDLERCCPDAIFLNYTNPMAMLCRAMQRVSKMQISGLCHSVQGTAGMLANWIGAPMDEVTYVCGGINHQAWFIDYRWKGKDAAPLIRKAIETNKKIYNEEQVRNEMFLHLGYYVTESSGHNSEYNWWFRKRPDLIEKHCTHGTGWNPGEYAYILKEYQRREKTWKKEVKDWFDQGAPMPLERGHEYAAYIINARLGGETFEFNGNVPNTGLIPNLPEDACVEAPVLASRRGLNPMYVGPLPPQCAALNNVSIAVEEMAVEAALTGDPALVYYACVYDPLTAAVLSLAEIKKMVREMLKRNQAHLPQFRSIDI
- a CDS encoding HAMP domain-containing protein, which translates into the protein MRYPARLRSFRIRIALLSTLLSASVLLAFGLWAWTVAQRASLFRVDQSIRELGERHLTARLPPDYWDFARESLEFVLGDLRDNPFILLVRGRDGEELYRSDNWPPELAAQTFPTPVEAGFLENPDGWGPRVPGRERLRRPQAPGRPGPGGLPPPPEFQPNAPGRPPGPPPPPASPRPMPMQTRQFFTFRQGGHEWRVGVMSNPEVTLALGLNLAPQAAEMARLGRLFLLAAPAGLLLIALGGWWLAQRALRPVRALTGTAAAITAKGLDQRIPLTEEDAEFDRLIRVFNTMLDRLEKSFQQAVRFSADAAHELKTPLTILQGELAQAIQSAIPDSEQQQTLSRLLDEVQRLKAITRKLLLLSLADSGQLKPQMAPVDLSEMIEAACEDMRILAPGLEVDASIEPELCVNADRDLLQQVIHNLTGNAVKYNVPGGVVRMQLRRAGDTVSFTIANSGPGIPAGERERVFERFYRADRARNRSVDGLGLGLSLAREIMRAHHGELSLNETREEWTAFAVQLPAFASPSSLPGR
- a CDS encoding response regulator transcription factor; translated protein: MKVLVVEDEKRIAGFIRKGLEEHGIMVEHSANGDEAYALAKTQQYDAIVLDIMLPGRDGLSILQNLRKQSNNVPVLLLTARSELGERVEGLNLGADDYMTKPFYVEELVARLHALTRRVSGDRSSILQSGPLTVNLLTREVRAGDSAIRLTAREFSLLEYLMRSPGRVLTRTQMLEHVWGYDFDTETNLIDVHIQRLRKKLGPVVADCIETVRGVGYRFVKA